A segment of the Pseudomonas serboccidentalis genome:
ACTTTGAGTGATGAATATGGAGCTGGCGCAGATCCGCATGTTCAAGTCCGTGGCCGATGAGGGCAGCATTACCCGGGCCGCGGAAAAGTTGTTTTGCGTGCCGTCGAACATCACCGCGCGGATCAAGGCGCTGGAGGCGGAACTCGGTGTGGCGCTGTTTCTGCGCGAGGGGCGCGGGCTGCGGATCAGCCCGGCGGGGCAGACATTTCTGGCGTATGCCGAAAAGATTCTGGCGCTGACCACCGAAGCCAAGCGTGCGCTCGATCCTGCCGCCGAGCCGTCCGGCCCGCTGCGTATCGGCGCCATCGAGTCCTCGGCCACCGGGCGTTTGCCGCGGCTGTTGGCGAAATTTCACCAGCGCTACCCGCAAGTGGCGCTGGAGTTGACCACCGGCACCTGGGGCCAGTTGCTCGACGACACCGTCAACCATCGCCTCGACGGCGCCATCGTTGCGGTGGACGTCGAGCGCTCACAGCTCAAACGCACGCCGATGTACCGCGAAGAACTGCTGTTGATTGCCTCGACGTCATTCGGGCCGGTGCGCGACATCCATGATCTGCAGGACAAAACCGTGTTCATGTGGCCGCAGGGCTGCCCGTATCGGGCGGCGCTGGAGCACTGGTTGTTGCGTCAGGGGCAGGCGCTGCCGATTGTCAGCCTGGCGAGTTATGGGGCGATTGTCGGTTGCGTGAGTGCCGGTGCCGGGGTCGCACTGGTGCCCAAAGGCGTGTTCGAGCAGTACGCCAAGGGGGCCGGGTGTGTCGGCTATGAATTCCCCGAGCTGACGGCCATCGACAACCTGTTCTACTGGCATGAAAACGCCGGGGTACACCCGGCGCGTGAGGCGTTTGTGGCGATGTTGCGCGAAGAATTTGCATGATCCCGCTACGCGCATCATGCCCTCTGTAGGAGCTGCCGCAGGCTGCGATCTGTTGATTTTTTTATTGAAAAAACAAGATCAAAAGATCGCAGCCTGCGGCAGCTCCTACAGGGAGGGATTCAGGAAGTCAGGTCACGCATCAACAAGCCAAAGCGCAAATCCACTGCATCCGGAATCGGCAGGTACACCGTGTGCCCGTCCCCCGGCGCAATTTCGATCACTTCACCTTTAAGGTTCTGCAACTGGTGCAGATCGAAGTGAAAGTTGCCCTTGGGCGTCATCAGCTCCAGATGGTCGCCCAGTGCAAAGCGGTTCTTCACCTTGACCTCGGCCAGTCGGTCGCGGCGTTCGCCGGTCAACTCACCGACGAATTGCTGGCGCTCCGACACCGAGCTGCCGTGCTGATAGTTCTGGTATTCGTCATGCACATGCCGGCGCAGGAAACCCTCGGTGTAGCCGCGCTGCGCCAGTGATTCCAGATCGGTCATCAGGCTGCGATCGAATTCGCGCCCAGCCACCGCATCGTCGATCGCCCGGCGATAGACCTGCGTGGTGCGCGCGCAATAGAAGTGCGACTTGGTGCGACCTTCGATCTTCAGCGAATGCACGCCCATGCGGGTCAGGCGTTCGACGTGCTGCACCGCGCGCAGATCCTTGGCGTTCATGATGTAGGTGCCGTGCTCGTCCTCGAAGGCGGGCATCAGTTCGTCCGGGCGATTGGCTTCCTGCAGCAGGAACACCTGATCGGTCGGCGCGCCGATGCCCAGCGTCGGCTCCGGCTGGAAGGTCTGCACGATCTCGCCGAGCTGATTTTCCGTGGCCTCCTGCGCCGAGTATTTCCAGCGGCAAGCGTTGGTGCAGGTGCCCTGGTTGGCGTCGCGCTTGTTCATGTAGCCCGACAGCAGGCAGCGCCCGGAGTAGGCCATGCACAGCGCACCGTGAACGAACACTTCCAGCTCCATGCCCGGCACCTGCTCGCGGATTTCGCCGATTTCCTCCAGCGACAATTCCCGCGAGAGGATGATCCGGCTCAGCCCCTGTTGTTGCCAGAACTCGACGCTCGCCCAGTTCACCGTATTCGCCTGCACCGAGAGGTGGATCGGCATCTGCGGAAAATGCCGGCGCACCAGCATGATCAGCCCCGGGTCGGACATGATCAGCGCGTCCGGCGCCATCTCGATCACGGGCGCCAGGTCCTTGAGGAAGGTCTTCAGCTTGGCGTTGTGCGGGGCGATGTTGACCACCACATAGAAACGCTTGCCCTGCGCCTGCGCTTCGCGAATACCGAGGGCGAGGTTGGCGTGGTCGAACTCGTTGTTGCGCACCCGCAGGCTGTAACGCGGCTGGCCGGCGTAGACCGCATCGGCGCCGTAGGCGAAGGCATAGCGCATGTTCTTCAGGGTGCCAGCGGGGGCGAGCAGCTCCGGGGCGGCGTGGGGGAGGTCGGGGATCATGGCGGCATCGGTCGCAAAAGCGCGGCAGGGTAGTGCAGTTGCAACCAGGGTTTATTGATCTGGATCTACCTTTGCACTCAACGGTGTGTCCACCGACAAGAGATTCTCTGCTCGTCAAGGCTGCCGGTGCGTTGAATGCTGGTCGCGATCGGCAACTATGCTCCATGAACAAAGATGGCACTCGCGCGCGCCCCGGCGGACTAAGGTTCGAGGCGTGCGAGACGCCTGACTGACCTGGATCGGACATGAACGAGAAAACCCTGCAATTCAAATCCCTCACCGTGTTGCTGCTGTTGGTGACGGTCGCCTTCATCTGGGTTCTGCTGCCGTTCTACGGCGCGGTGTTCTGGGCGGTGATCCTCGGCATTCTGTTTGC
Coding sequences within it:
- a CDS encoding LysR family transcriptional regulator, with protein sequence MELAQIRMFKSVADEGSITRAAEKLFCVPSNITARIKALEAELGVALFLREGRGLRISPAGQTFLAYAEKILALTTEAKRALDPAAEPSGPLRIGAIESSATGRLPRLLAKFHQRYPQVALELTTGTWGQLLDDTVNHRLDGAIVAVDVERSQLKRTPMYREELLLIASTSFGPVRDIHDLQDKTVFMWPQGCPYRAALEHWLLRQGQALPIVSLASYGAIVGCVSAGAGVALVPKGVFEQYAKGAGCVGYEFPELTAIDNLFYWHENAGVHPAREAFVAMLREEFA
- the yegQ gene encoding tRNA 5-hydroxyuridine modification protein YegQ; translated protein: MIPDLPHAAPELLAPAGTLKNMRYAFAYGADAVYAGQPRYSLRVRNNEFDHANLALGIREAQAQGKRFYVVVNIAPHNAKLKTFLKDLAPVIEMAPDALIMSDPGLIMLVRRHFPQMPIHLSVQANTVNWASVEFWQQQGLSRIILSRELSLEEIGEIREQVPGMELEVFVHGALCMAYSGRCLLSGYMNKRDANQGTCTNACRWKYSAQEATENQLGEIVQTFQPEPTLGIGAPTDQVFLLQEANRPDELMPAFEDEHGTYIMNAKDLRAVQHVERLTRMGVHSLKIEGRTKSHFYCARTTQVYRRAIDDAVAGREFDRSLMTDLESLAQRGYTEGFLRRHVHDEYQNYQHGSSVSERQQFVGELTGERRDRLAEVKVKNRFALGDHLELMTPKGNFHFDLHQLQNLKGEVIEIAPGDGHTVYLPIPDAVDLRFGLLMRDLTS